Proteins co-encoded in one Haloarchaeobius salinus genomic window:
- a CDS encoding ribbon-helix-helix domain-containing protein, producing MSDADTGAGDNDPETVQINIRLTRSFLEDIDATWKEQGFNSRSEFLRHIARDAVKNPDFSREGWKQIATSEHGLRTGESELISREEIMAMMDEDANDR from the coding sequence ATGTCCGACGCTGACACTGGCGCGGGGGACAACGATCCCGAGACGGTGCAGATTAACATCCGCCTCACTCGATCTTTCCTCGAAGATATCGATGCAACGTGGAAGGAACAGGGATTCAACTCCCGGAGCGAGTTCCTTCGTCACATCGCCCGAGACGCGGTAAAGAATCCTGACTTCTCTAGGGAGGGCTGGAAACAGATTGCGACTAGTGAACACGGACTTCGAACGGGAGAGTCCGAGCTGATCTCGCGCGAAGAAATCATGGCGATGATGGACGAAGACGCGAATGACAGGTGA
- a CDS encoding ImmA/IrrE family metallo-endopeptidase, which yields MSCERTQTDCTETDQSQTSRTQFDDSDTRRDEMHDSLEAWVEQFAELSDEASASAELQEWLDVQSRFHDYSYRNTLLIKHQCPEATKIAGYNTWRNEFDRYVSKGESAIWIWAPIIAKRCPGCGNSPSYHEKSDCEYDETPPDEWDRGLVGFKPVPVFDVSQTEDEPLPELDTEARGDGSEGELLDALVDAAPELGVRVNLVSPEEWSHGSAAGVCTERSTYDCSLLVEVRDDDNDAQVASVLAHEYAHALLHFDVNDADEREKREVEAESTAFVVSQYFGLDASRSALYVAAWDGEPAETIQERLERIVGTAREIISAVETVS from the coding sequence ATGTCCTGCGAGAGAACCCAGACCGATTGTACCGAGACCGACCAGTCCCAGACGAGCAGAACGCAGTTCGACGACTCGGACACCCGTCGCGACGAGATGCACGACTCGCTCGAAGCGTGGGTCGAGCAGTTCGCCGAGCTCTCGGACGAAGCCAGCGCGAGCGCAGAACTCCAGGAGTGGCTGGACGTCCAGTCGCGGTTCCACGATTACTCGTACCGGAACACCCTGCTGATCAAACACCAGTGCCCAGAGGCGACGAAAATTGCGGGCTACAACACGTGGCGGAACGAGTTCGACAGATACGTCTCGAAGGGCGAGTCGGCCATCTGGATCTGGGCACCCATCATCGCGAAACGATGCCCGGGCTGTGGGAACTCGCCGTCGTACCACGAGAAGAGCGACTGTGAGTACGACGAGACGCCGCCCGACGAATGGGACAGGGGGCTGGTCGGGTTCAAGCCAGTTCCCGTGTTCGACGTCTCCCAGACCGAGGACGAGCCACTGCCCGAACTCGATACGGAGGCGCGTGGGGACGGAAGCGAAGGTGAACTTCTGGATGCATTAGTTGACGCCGCACCCGAACTCGGCGTTCGTGTGAACCTCGTATCTCCCGAGGAGTGGTCGCATGGGAGTGCAGCGGGCGTCTGTACCGAGCGGAGTACGTACGACTGCTCGCTGCTCGTCGAAGTCCGAGACGACGACAACGACGCGCAGGTCGCAAGCGTCCTGGCTCACGAGTACGCACACGCGTTGCTCCATTTCGACGTCAACGACGCCGACGAGCGCGAGAAGCGCGAGGTCGAGGCCGAGAGCACGGCCTTCGTCGTCTCGCAGTACTTCGGCCTCGATGCGTCACGGAGCGCGCTGTACGTCGCCGCGTGGGACGGTGAGCCGGCGGAGACGATCCAGGAGCGATTAGAGCGCATTGTTGGGACGGCTCGAGAGATCATCAGCGCGGTCGAAACTGTGTCATGA
- a CDS encoding transcription initiation factor IIB, whose product MPVSDIYPRTFDEDVPLDQHANTCPECDGRITADSNEFACEDCGLIVRERRLDRGPEWRSHDEDTRRRSGAPLTAAHHDRGLSTTIGYGTDSNGNGLSNRKRRQLHRLRREHSRGRYETKADRNLMHGFTEIRRIVGALGLGDSIRDQTCSLFRTAQSESLLRGRSIEGVAAASVYAVARCNGLPRTLAEVSSVARVEQDRVQGSYKTLNVELSLPTQPMTPSEFVPRLASDLDVPDRLHQRALELAREAERAGVTNGVQPSGFAAACLYKAGQRSQWLTQQEVAAAAGTSTATVRNHRERLGALAE is encoded by the coding sequence ATGCCAGTTAGCGACATCTATCCACGAACGTTCGACGAAGACGTCCCGCTCGACCAGCACGCGAACACCTGTCCGGAGTGCGATGGCCGCATCACGGCCGATTCGAACGAGTTTGCCTGTGAGGACTGCGGACTCATCGTCAGGGAACGGCGGCTCGACCGGGGTCCAGAATGGCGGTCACACGACGAGGACACGCGTCGGCGGTCGGGTGCCCCGCTGACGGCGGCACACCACGACCGTGGGCTCTCGACCACGATCGGGTACGGCACCGACAGCAATGGGAACGGGCTCTCCAACCGGAAGCGACGGCAGCTCCACCGACTCCGTCGTGAGCACTCGCGTGGACGGTACGAGACCAAGGCCGACCGGAATCTCATGCACGGCTTCACCGAGATTCGTCGTATCGTCGGCGCGCTGGGACTCGGGGACTCGATCCGTGACCAGACGTGTTCGCTGTTCCGCACCGCACAGTCGGAGAGCCTGTTGCGCGGTCGGTCCATCGAGGGGGTCGCAGCGGCCAGTGTCTACGCCGTGGCGCGATGTAACGGGCTTCCCCGAACACTCGCCGAGGTTTCCAGTGTCGCCCGCGTCGAGCAAGATCGGGTTCAGGGGTCGTACAAGACACTCAACGTCGAACTGAGTCTCCCGACGCAACCCATGACTCCCAGCGAGTTCGTTCCCCGACTCGCATCTGACCTGGACGTCCCCGACAGGCTCCACCAGCGTGCGCTTGAACTCGCTCGCGAAGCCGAGCGTGCGGGTGTGACCAACGGCGTCCAGCCCTCCGGGTTCGCTGCAGCCTGCCTGTACAAGGCTGGCCAACGCTCGCAGTGGCTGACCCAGCAGGAGGTCGCAGCAGCGGCAGGTACGTCGACTGCGACTGTTCGGAACCACCGTGAGCGGCTCGGAGCACTCGCCGAGTGA